From Anopheles darlingi chromosome 2, idAnoDarlMG_H_01, whole genome shotgun sequence, the proteins below share one genomic window:
- the LOC125949621 gene encoding ionotropic receptor 21a, which translates to MGTYDAMLTGSPLLSSVILCALLTGTDCWTSVVARLNHPERFNEQLISYKGTHQLSRYYELASEGYYTGAYMPSDDNESCTTADCQEVIPVREKRRVDPTFYGHPKTREQIWERNFAHVLIDNRQTMSLVTLLNKIILKYMHSCIPIVLYDTYVGNTENYILEALFSEFPTTYVTGRIGPNYTLDNPEILQPSGAMCRSYILFLSDVMMARKVLGPQLTSRVVLIPRSSQWKLQEFLASKQSRDIINLLVIGESYSVDKRINNEQPYVLYTHELYIDGLGANRPQVLTSWIGNKFSRSSVNLFPPKLRQGFSGHRYTVMAAHQPPFTIKKLVTDGVGNVQIRWEGLEIRLLQTLSRYLNFTFDIVEPSKPQLGSGDAVVDEIKRRQADIGLAGIYVTIERNIATEMSVAHSSDCAAFLTLMSSALPRYRAILGPFQWPVWVAIIFIYLLAIFPLAFSDKMTLRHLLGNWSEIENMFWYVFGTFTNSLTFQGENSWSNTKKTSTRMLIGIYWVFTIIITACYTGSIIAFITLPVEPERVDSVQELNQGFYRVGTLDRGGWERWFANSSHEATNKLLKDLRYVSSVEEGIRNVTGAFLISYAFIGSKEELQFLVKSNLSYQFVNKRYGLHVSRECFALYGVSLVFPPYSVYRDPINNAILYMQEAGIITKLKREVLWNTIKTKDGRFREASVGESLRGPAPEERGLTLADTEGMFLLMLFGYVVALGVLISEWVGGCTNRCREIMQERAERLKAASAGVTSVPQSASSSIGSVSANGRRKGKLEQNGSPATPTEGRQEVGLEDGRSSGASQHRSLSDCLSEVSANTMQDLYNGPDRRHSTIVYLDGHLMSEEEAQRSVARKAKHRHSLSSVMERQVGQLFKHRKVKESPSGRDSITIRADVSEELGEGTSRSTEGRKSIEASFGERLLH; encoded by the exons ATGGGCACATACGATGCCATGCTTACTGGCAGTCCCCTACTGTCCAGTGTTATTCTGTGTGCTCTTCTCACCGGTACCGACTGTTGGACCAGTGTCGTCGCCAGGCTTAACCATCCGGAACGTTTCAACGAGCAGCTGATCAGTTATAAGGGTACGCATCAGTTATCGCGATATTATGAGCTGGCGAGTGAAGGATACTACACCGGTGCGTACATGCCGAGTGATGATAACGAATCCTGCACAACGGCTGATTGTCAAGAGGTGATCCCGGTCCGCGAAAAACGTCGCGTCGATCCCACCTTCTACGGGCATCCGAAAACCCGAGAACAAATCTGGGAGCGAAACTTTGCCCACGTACTGATCGACAACCGGCAGACCATGTCCCTGGTGACGCTGCTGAACAAAATCATCCTCAAGTATATGCACAGCTGCATACCGATCGTGCTGTACGATACGTACGTCGGCAACACCGAGAACTACATTCTCGAGGCACTGTTTAGTGAGTTTCCCACGACGTACGTGACCGGGCGCATCGGGCCCAACTACACCCTGGACAATCCGGAGATCCTGCAGCCGTCCGGCGCGATGTGTCGCAGCtacatcctcttcctctcggACGTGATGATGGCGCGTAAGGTGCTCGGACCGCAGCTGACGAGCCGCGTCGTACTGATACCGCGCTCCAGCCAGTGGAAGCTGCAGGAATTTTTGGCCTCCAAGCAGTCCCGAGACATCATCAATCTGCTGGTCATCGGTGAATCGTACTCGGTGGACAAGCGCATCAACAACGAGCAACCGTACGTGCTGTACACGCACGAGCTGTACATTGATGGGCTAGGCGCGAACCGGCCCCAGGTGCTAACCTCCTGGATTGGCAACAAGTTCTCGCGCAGCAGCGTCAACCTGTTTCCACCGAAGCTGCGCCAGGGGTTCTCCGGTCACCGGTACACGGTCATGGCCGCCCATCAGCCACCGTTCACAATCAAGAAGCTAGTCACGGACGGTGTCGGCAATGTGCAGATACGCTGGGAGGGTTTGGAAATTCGGTTGCTTCAAACGCTCTCCCGGTATCTGAACTTTACCTTCGACATCGTGGAACCGTCCAAACCGCAGCTAGG ATCCGGTGATGCGGTTGTGGATGAGATCAAGCGACGCCAGGCTGACATTGGTTTGGCGGGGATCTATGTGACGATCGAGCGCAACATTGCCACCGAGATGTCCGTCGCTCACTCGAGCGATTGTGCCGCCTTTCTGACGCTGATGTCTAGTGCATTGCCAAG GTACCGTGCTATCCTCGGTCCGTTCCAGTGGCCCGTTTGGGTAGCCATCATCTTTATCTATCTGCTGGCCATTTTTCCTCTCGCTTTCTCCGATAAAATGACGTTACGTCATCTGCTCGGTAACTGGAGCGAGATCGAGAACATGTTCTGGTACGTGTTCGGTACCTTTACCAACAGTCTTACGTTTCAGGGCGAGAACTCGTGGAGCAACACGAAGAAAACTTCCACTCGTATGCTGATCG GCATCTACTGGGTGTTTACAATCATCATTACGGCCTGTTATACGGGTTCAATCATCGCTTTCATAACGCTTCCGGTCGAGCCGGAACGGGTGGATAGTGTGCAGGAGCTAAACCAGGGGTTCTACCGCGTCGGTACGCTGGATCGCGGTGGGTGGGAACGTTGGTTCGCCAACTCGAGCCACGAGGCCACCAACAAGCTGCTGAAGGATCTGCGATACGTGAGCAGCGTCGAGGAGGGTATACGAAACGTTACCGGAGCGTTTCTCATTTCGTACGCCTTCATTGGTTCCAAGGAGGAACTTCAGTTTCTGGTCAAATCGAATCTCTCCTACCA GTTCGTCAACAAGCGATACGGTTTGCACGTGAGCCGCGAATGTTTCGCCCTGTACGGGGTGTCCTTAGTCTTTCCTCCGTATTCCGTGTACCGCGATCCGATCAACAATGCCATCCTGTACATGCAGGAGGCGGGCATCATCACGAAGCTCAAACGGGAGGTACTGTGGAACACGATAAAGACGAAGGATGGCCGCTTCCGAGAGGCATCGGTTGGTGAGTCGTTACGCGGTCCGGCACCGGAAGAGCGCGGTCTAACGCTTGCCGATACCGAGGGTATgtttctgctgatgctgttcggGTATGTCGTGGCACTGGGCGTGCTCATCTCCGAGTGGGTCGGCGGTTGTACGAACCGGTGCCGCGAGATAATGCAGGAACGGGCCGAGCGATTAAAGGCTGCTTCCGCTGGAGTCACATCCGTTCCGCAGTCGGCTAGCAGTTCGATCGGGAGCGTGAGCGCTaacggaagaaggaagggtAAGCTGGAGCAGAATGGTTCACCAGCCACTCCAACGGAGGGCCGGCAAGAAGTTGGCCTGGAAGATGGGCGTAGCAGCGGTGCTTCCCAGCACCGTAGCCTATCCGATTGTCTATCGGAGGTAAGCGCCAACACGATGCAGGATTTGTATAACGGCCCCGATCGACGTCACTCGACCATCGTTTATCTCGATGGACATCTTATGTCTGAAGAGGAAGCGCAACGGAGCGTCGCCCGGAAGGCGAAACATCGACACAGCTTAAGCTCCGTGATGGAGCGACAGGTCGGGCAACTGTTCAAGCATCGCAAAGTTAAAGAGAGTCCGTCGGGCCGTGATTCAATAACGATCCGCGCTGATGTGTCCGAAGAGCTTGGTGAAGGTACATCGCGTTCGACGGAAGGTCGCAAAAGCATCGAGGCTTCCTTCGGTGAGCGATTGCTGCACTAA
- the LOC125949639 gene encoding uncharacterized protein LOC125949639 — protein sequence MCIFKWNIAFLVVIGGLMQQSISATIWPSHIKPTSIVGKRLMKYAPRGSSKYKGFPHEYGFGHYYQGDIILLPQQLGRVALGEQYVSQKWPAGIVPYIIKANFTNAELRTLQAAFQQFVDNSCVRFVPRKTEKYYVTITNLKEGCYSFLGRNSANQNNIINLQTPECMQVVGTPVHEMMHALGFFHEVNRPDRDEYVTLNTTNLRPDYQDPAFIEANFGKLNDSMVTTYGVPYNYGSVMHYSRYAGSIGICCPVIDNIKPYNGDFGSEAGLTPLDIQQLNARKRLMNYAPKGSSKYKGYPHEYGFGYYYQGDIMVPPRPLGRVAISEQYLGQKWPGAIVPYVIEANFTNTESQTLQNAFRQFADKTCIRFVPRLDELHYVTITNRNVGCYSGVGRAAMNQYNIINLQTPECMESVGTPVHELMHALGFFHEFTRPDRDEYVTVNITNLSPEDQNPAFIEANFGKLNASEVTTYGVPYNYGSVMHYSRYAASIGMCCPVLNNIKPYFGDFGSEAGLTPLDIQQLNVRYCNA from the exons atGTGTATCTTCAAGTGGAACATTGCATTTTTGGTCGTGATCGGTGGTTTAATGCAGCAAAGCATTTCAGCTACCATATGGCCCTCCCACATTAAGCCAACCTCGATAGTCG GCAAACGATTGATGAAGTACGCTCCCAGAGGTAGTAGCAAGTACAAGGGATTTCCGCATGAGTACGGATTCGGACATTACTACCAGGGGGATATTATTCTGCTACCGCAGCAATTGGGCCGGGTTGCGCTAGGTGAACAGTATGTGAGCCAGAAGTGGCCGGCAGGTATTGTGCCCTACATCATTAAGGCCAATTTCA CCAACGCGGAGCTCAGGACACTGCAAGCCGCTTTCCAGCAGTTCGTGGATAACAGCTGCGTTCGGTTTGTACCTCGTAAGACCGAGAAATACTACGTCACGATTACTAATCTCAAGGAGGGTTGCTACTCCTTTCTTGGACGCAATTCGGCAAATCAGAATAACATAATCAATCTGCAGACACCGGAGTGTATGCAGGTGGTCGGTACGCCGGTGCATGAGATGATGCACGCGTTGGGTTTCTTTCACGAGGTCAACCGTCCGGATCGTGATGAATATGTGACACTGAATACGACAAACCTGCGCCCAGACTATCAAG ATCCGGCCTTTATCGAAGCAAATTTTGGCAAATTGAATGACAGCATGGTTACTACTTATGGTGTGCCTTATAACTACGGCAGTGTGATGCACTATTCCCGCTATGCTGGCTCGATTGGCATCTGCTGTCCGGTGATCGACAACATCAAGCCATACAACGGGGACTTTGGCAGCGAAGCCGGGTTGACGCCACTCGACATTCAGCAGTTAAATGCAC GCAAACGATTGATGAACTATGCTCCCAAGGGCAGTAGCAAGTACAAGGGATATCCGCATGAGTATGGATTCGGGTACTACTACCAGGGGGACATCATGGTGCCACCGCGGCCATTGGGCCGTGTAGCGATAAGTGAACAGTATTTGGGGCAGAAGTGGCCGGGAGCTATTGTACCTTACGTCATCGAGGCCAATTTCA CCAACACAGAGAGCCAGACGCTGCAGAATGCCTTCCGGCAGTTCGCAGATAAAACCTGCATTCGGTTTGTACCTCGCCTGGACGAGCTGCACTACGTGACGATCACGAATCGCAATGTGGGTTGCTACTCCGGTGTTGGTCGCGCTGCGATGAACCAgtacaacatcatcaacctcCAGACACCGGAGTGCATGGAATCCGTCGGTACGCCGGTTCATGAATTGATGCACGCGTTGGGTTTCTTCCATGAGTTCACCCGGCCAGACCGTGATGAGTATGTGACAGTGAACATAACAAATCTGAGTCCAGAGGATCAAA ATCCGGCCTTTATCGAGGCAAATTTTGGCAAGTTGAATGCCAGCGAGGTTACTACTTATGGTGTGCCTTATAACTACGGCAGTGTGATGCACTATTCCCGCTATGCTGCTTCGATTGGAATGTGTTGTCCCGTGCTCAACAACATCAAGCCATACTTCGGCGATTTTGGCAGCGAAGCCGGGTTGACGCCGCTCGACATTCAGCAGTTAAATGTACGTTACTGTAATGCATGA
- the LOC125959531 gene encoding zinc metalloproteinase nas-8-like, producing MPTDCTKRSAQHSRTGSSEVGRLVQDYDEHTDQRRPHELGFGYYYQGDIMLPDEEQDVARVSLSDRYYTSVWPNAIVPYYIEPGTFKPNEILIIERSMAELQRQTCVRFIPRTPQTTHFVRITSRSSGCFASVGRQEDNSRNILNLQTPACLYRGTPVHELMHILGFLHEVSRVDRDEYIYIDRNALKPEYQTDSFFNTNFGKAADGMTTTYNISYNYGSIMHYSKTAGSKDGRQQVLYNLKEYNKPDFGSDHAIPSDIQAINMAKRDQPNEILIIERSMTELQRQTCVRFIPRTPQTTHFVRITNRHAGCFASLGRQEDNSQNILNLQTPVCLFGGTPVHELMHTLGFLHEVSRADRDEYIYIDRNALSPEYKTDSFFATNFGKDVDGITTTYNISYNYGSIMHYSKTAGSRDGRQQVLYNLKEYDKPDFGSNHAMPSDIQAIKYRYCNATIDRSSVFSTLPFYPKPN from the exons ATGCCTACCGACTGCACTAAACGTAGTGCACAGCATTCGCGCACAGGAAGCTCCGAAGTAG GAAGGCTTGTGCAGGATTACGACGAACATACGGATCAACGGCGACCACATGAGCTTGGATTCGGTTATTACTACCAGGGAGATATCATGCTTCCCGATGAGGAACAGGACGTCGCGCGCGTATCACTCTCCGACAGGTATTACACGTCTGTTTGGCCAAATGCGATCGTACCCTACTACATTGAACCAGGGACATTCA AGCCAAACGAGATACTCATAATTGAACGATCAATGGCTGAGCTGCAGAGACAAACGTGCGTCCGGTTCATACCTCGCACCCCACAAACGACACACTTCGTGCGCATTACTAGCCGCAGCTCAGGTTGCTTTGCCTCGGTCGGGCGTCAAGAGGACAACAGTCGGAATATCCTTAATCTGCAGACCCCAGCTTGTTTATATAGAGGAACACCGGTCCACGAGCTGATGCACATTTTGGGCTTCCTGCACGAAGTGAGCCGTGTCGATCGGGACGAATACATTTACATCGACAGAAATGCTTTAAAGCCTGAGTATCAGA CGGACAGCTTCTTTAATACCAACTTCGGAAAGGCAGCAGACGGGATGACAACAACCTACAACATCTCATATAATTATGGAAGCATCATGCATTACAGCAAAACCGCTGGTTCAAAGGATGGACGGCAGCAGGTGCTTTACAATCTG AAGGAGTACAATAAGCCTGACTTCGGAAGCGATCATGCAATACCATCGGACATCCAGGCTATCAA TATGGCCAAACGGGATC AGCCAAACGAGATTCTCATAATTGAACGATCAATGACCGAGCTGCAGAGACAAACGTGCGTCCGGTTCATTCCTCGCACCCCACAAACGACACACTTCGTGCGCATTACAAACCGTCATGCAGGCTGCTTTGCCTCGCTTGGTCGACAAGAGGACAACAGTCAGAACATTCTTAATCTGCAAACGCCTGTCTGTCTTTTCGGTGGAACACCGGTCCACGAGCTGATGCATACTTTGGGCTTCCTGCACGAAGTGAGCCGTGCCGATCGGGACGAATACATTTACATCGACCGAAATGCTTTAAGTCCTGAGTATAAGA CGGACAGCTTCTTTGCTACCAACTTCGGAAAGGATGTGGACGGGATTACAACGACCTACAACATCTCGTATAATTATGGAAGCATCATGCATTACAGCAAAACTGCTGGATCAAGGGATGGACGGCAGCAGGTGCTATACAATCTT AAGGAATACGATAAGCCTGACTTTGGAAGCAACCATGCAATGCCATCAGACATCCAGGCTATCAAGTACCGCTACTGCAATGCAACCATCGATCGCAGCAGCGTTTTCTCCACACTGCCCTTTTACCCGAAGCCAAACTAA